The Humulus lupulus chromosome 3, drHumLupu1.1, whole genome shotgun sequence genome window below encodes:
- the LOC133823151 gene encoding glutathione S-transferase U17-like, producing MEGSEVKLLGMWASPFVLRVRIALNLKQVQYEYLDEIVGTKSELLLQSNPVHKKVPVLIHAGIPIAESLVIIQYIDDSWASSGTGPSILPSDPVARAFHRFWAAYVDEKFFPAMRGTIIAPTEEGRKLAEEHAKTGIQHLEEAFIKLSKGKAFFGGDHIGFLDIAFGCCLGWVENTEITTGLKLIDEATTPHLAVWAQHFLQHPAVSAVMPEKEKLLEFSKMLYPKHRARLLAQMQLPKYYF from the exons ATGGAAGGGAGTGAGGTTAAGCTTCTTGGAATGTGGGCGAGCCCATTTGTTTTGAGGGTTCGGATCGCTCTGAACCTCAAACAAGTCCAGTACGAGTATCTGGATGAGATAGTCGGAACCAAGAGCGAACTGCTTCTCCAATCAAATCCCGTCCACAAGAAAGTACCGGTCCTTATTCATGCCGGAATACCCATCGCTGAATCTCTGGTCATCATTCAGTACATCGATGACTCTTGGGCCTCATCTGGGACTGGGCCTTCCATTCTCCCTTCAGATCCCGTGGCTCGAGCTTTTCACCGCTTTTGGGCTGCCTACGTTGATGAAAAG TTTTTCCCAGCGATGAGAGGGACTATAATTGCCCCAACAGAGGAGGGAAGGAAACTCGCAGAGGAGCATGCCAAAACAGGGATACAGCACTTAGAGGAAGCTTTCATTAAATTGAGCAAAGGAAAAGCTTTCTTTGGGGGAGATCATATTGGGTTCCTTGACATTGCATTTGGTTGCTGCTTGGGTTGGGTTGAAAATACAGAGATCACCACTGGGCTGAAGCTAATTGACGAAGCTACCACACCCCATTTGGCCGTTTGGGCCCAACATTTCTTACAACACCCTGCTGTCAGTGCTGTTATGCCCGAGAAAGAGAAGCTCCTTGAGTTTTCCAAAATGCTCTATCCGAAACACAGAGCCAGACTTCTAGCTCAGATGCAGCTCCCCAAGTACTACTTTTAA